One Bacilli bacterium genomic window, ACGACAAACTTTTGCCGAAAGAGATTCAGGAAGGCATTCTGGTGCTGCCGAATGACGTAACCATCGGCGCCGACATCCACGATGTGCTGGGGCTTTCCGATGAAGTGCTGGAGCTCGATCTGACGCCGAACCGCTCCGATTGTTTGAGCATGATCGGGGTTGCCTACGAGATTGCCGCCATTATCGACTGCGACGTGCGTTTGCCGGACGAGCAAGCGGGACTTGGCGAAACAGGGAAAAAAGCATCCGATCTTTTCAGCGTAAGCATCAGCGCGCCCGAACAGTGTCCCGGCTACACGGCAAGATATCTGGAGAATGTAAAAATCGGCCCGTCGCCGTTATGGATGCAAAACCGTTTGATGGCCGCGGGAATCCGCCCGATCAACAATATTGTCGATATTACGAACTATGTCATGCTGGAATACGGACAGCCCTTGCACGCCTTTGACGCGCACAAGCTTGCCGCGGGCCGCATCGACGTGCGTCTGGCCAAGGCGGGTGAAGAAATCGTCACGCTTGACAATGCGACGCGCAAATTGGAGCCCCATATGCTGGTGATTGCGGATGGCGAGAAGCCGATTGCCGTTGCCGGCGTCATGGGCGGGGCAAATTCCGAAGTTACGTCCGAAACGACGGCGATATTGCTTGAATCGGCGCATTTTGCCGGCAGTTCCGTTCGCAAAACCTCACGCGAGTTGGGGCTTCGTTCGGAAGCTTCCCTAAGGTTTGAAAAGGAAATAAACCCTGATTTTGTCATCCCGGCGTTAAACCGCGCCGCCTCCTTGATGGCGCAATATGCCGGAGCGACGGCAGCAAACGGGGTCGTTGCCGCCGGCACATTGGAAAAACAGCCTGCCGTCGTCGAATTGTCGCTTACCAAAGTGAACAACTACCTGGGCACGCAACTTTCCGGAAAAGAGGTGGCGGCGATCTTCCGCCGTTTGCATTTTGCCTTTGCGGAAACGGAGGATAGCCTATATCGGGTGCAAGTTCCCAATCGCCGCGGGGACATTTCCCTGGATGTCGATTTAATCGAAGAGATTGCCCGTCTCCACGGATACGATGAAATTCCGCTGACGCTGATGAGCGGCGTAACGACGCCGGGCACCCTGACAAAAGCGCAAACGGTGCGCCGCTCGTTGCGCAAACTATTGACCGATCAGGGATTGTGCGAAGCGGTCAACTACTCGGTCACGCATCCGGGCAACGCGGAGAGATTTCCCGGATTGTATCCGGATGCCGTGCCGATTGCGTTGTTCATGCCGATGAGCGAAGACCGCAGCGTCTTGCGCACCAGCCTGATCCCGCAATTGCTTGAACAGGCGGCGTATAACCGCAACCGCGGCGCGCAAGACATTGCGATGTTTGAAATCGGCAACGTATTTTTGGCGAAGGAAAAACGAATATCCGCATTGCCGCAGGAAAAAACGCTGCTCGGCATGTTGCTTGCCGGCGGCAGGTCGTCCGCCCATTGGGCGGGCAAACAGGAACCCGTTGATTTTTACGATCTGAAAGGGATTATCGAAAATCTCCTCGCCTTTTTGGGCATAACCGACGCCGAATTCATGCCGGCGGCTCCGACGGGCATGCATCCGGGCCGCACCGCGGAAGTGCATGGCAAACGTGCCGACGGAAAATCCGTACGGCTCGGCATGTTGGGCCAGCTGCATCCCGAACTTGCGGAAAAGTATGATTTGAAAGACACATTTGTCGCGGAATTGGAGTTGCATCCGCTATACGCGCTTACATCCTCCGCCGTCATGTATCGGGCGTTGCCGCGCTATCCGGCGGTTTCCCGTGATATCGCGGTTGTTGTGGAGGCCAAGACGGCGGCCAAAGACTTGCTTGCCGCTGTAAAATCAGCCGCCGGGGCGCAGCTTGAATCCGCGGAAGTGTTCGATGTGTATGCCGGCGAACGGTTGGGCGCAGGGCGAAAAAGCATCGCGTTATCGCTAGTGTTCCGTCATCCCGAGCGGACGTTGACAGATGAGGAAATTTCCGATATGATGCAGAAAATTATCGCCAGCCTGGAACAAACATTTCACGCGCAACTTCGCTCTTGAAGCAGGAACCGGCGCTCATTTCGCCGAAATATTTTATGGACAATCAGGATCGCTAGGCGCATCACGGTTGATTCGGGGAGGTTTTACGCGATGAATGATGCGGAAAAGACGAGGGTAACCGTTGATATTTATGGCATGCAATACAGATTAATGGGCAATTCGAGCACGGAATATATGCAAAAGGTAGCCGGACATGTCAACGAGCAGATGAACAAGATTGCCAAAGGCCATCCTCGCCTGGATCTGCCGCGGATTGCCGTGCTTGCCGCAGTGAATGTGGCCGACGAATATTTTCGGATGAAAGAGCAATGGGAAGAGCGCCTGAACGATCAGGAAGTCCGCGAGTGGCAGCAAAAATACAGCAAGTTGGAGCAAGCGCACAACGCTTTATTGCGCGAGCGGGAGACGGCAGCCGCCAAGCCGCCGGGCGACTGTGAAGAATGCGCCCGTTTGCGCGAAGAGCTGGCCAAATTGCAGGAAGAATATGAAAAATTGCAGAATGAATACAATGAATGGATACAATTGACGGAAAATGAATGAATGGATTAAAACGGCGGCCGACAATCTCAATGCGCTTGATTGGGCCATTATCGTTCTTGCGGCGGCAAGCCTGATCATAGGCTATATCCGCGGTTTTGTGCGCCAGCTTTTGTCTGTGGCCGGTTGGATAATCGCCTATTTGGCGGCGCATTCGTTTTACGAAAAGCTTTCGCATATGCTGCAAAAATCGGCGCCGCTTGCCGCGTGGAAAGAGTACGACCAATACGCCTTTATGGTGGAAGGGCTGAAACTGGATCGCTATGTCTATAATGCGGTCGCTTTCGCGCTTCTGTTTTTCGGCGTTAAATTTCTGCTATCTATTTTTGCCCGGATTTTCGATTTGCTCGCGAACTTGCCGGGCATTGCCTTTTTCAACAAGTGGGGCGGCGTGCTTTTGGCGTTTTCCGAGACGGTTATCGTTTTCGTGATTGCCGTCAACGTGATGAATGCCATCCCGGCGACACAGGTGCAGCATTTGCTGACAAACTCAAAAATTGTTACGTGGTATATGGAAAACGCTCCCGCGGCAACCGAATGGCTAAAGGTGATGTGGAACAAATAGTCCGCGTGTTTTGGGATAGACGCAATTGGACGAGATTTATGCCCATTAAATTGTTAAAATACGGCAAAGTCGTCTGGTCGCTGCGCGATCATCGCTCCGCGGTCGTGCAAAAAGGCGAATTTGCGGTCGCGGTCGAACCGCTGTCAGTATATGTTTGTCCGACGTTGGATTTTTCCGATGCCATCGCGGGCGTTTGCCAAATATGTCTGGCTGGAACTGGCGAATCTGGACGGCGTATTCAGCGATAACTGCCTCGATTTGTCCGCCGGTGAACAACGGACCGTTTATTTGCGGAAAAATACGCTGTCTCAGCGCGCGACGTCTGCACAACTGGCTCGCGAATTGCTCGTATACAGCGCTTACGATATCGCGGAATAACACGGAAAAGGGCAGACATGACGCCGTATGGCGGCATTGCCTGCCCTTGCAACGCGATATTTCCAAAATCCTTACTCAACGACCAGTTTCGTTTTCATATCGGCATGCCCCGTGCCGCACGGAACGCTGCACTTGATTTCATAGGTGCCCGGTTTTTCCGGTGTGATGACGACACTTTTCTTGTTCGGGTCCAGATTGAATCCAAGTTCTTTGCTTTCCGCCCCGTGAA contains:
- a CDS encoding glycoside hydrolase family 2 protein encodes the protein MPSRAFAKYVWLELANLDGVFSDNCLDLSAGEQRTVYLRKNTLSQRATSAQLARELLVYSAYDIAE
- a CDS encoding CvpA family protein; translated protein: MNEWIKTAADNLNALDWAIIVLAAASLIIGYIRGFVRQLLSVAGWIIAYLAAHSFYEKLSHMLQKSAPLAAWKEYDQYAFMVEGLKLDRYVYNAVAFALLFFGVKFLLSIFARIFDLLANLPGIAFFNKWGGVLLAFSETVIVFVIAVNVMNAIPATQVQHLLTNSKIVTWYMENAPAATEWLKVMWNK
- the pheT gene encoding phenylalanine--tRNA ligase subunit beta, encoding MKVSYHWLSEYVDLSGYSARELADKLTRSGVEVDAVEQLDKGVTNVVVGLVKSRERHPDADKLSVCVVDAGTGEDLQIVCGAKNVAAGQKVPVALIGAKLPGGLHIKKAKLRGVESHGMICSAKELGLNDKLLPKEIQEGILVLPNDVTIGADIHDVLGLSDEVLELDLTPNRSDCLSMIGVAYEIAAIIDCDVRLPDEQAGLGETGKKASDLFSVSISAPEQCPGYTARYLENVKIGPSPLWMQNRLMAAGIRPINNIVDITNYVMLEYGQPLHAFDAHKLAAGRIDVRLAKAGEEIVTLDNATRKLEPHMLVIADGEKPIAVAGVMGGANSEVTSETTAILLESAHFAGSSVRKTSRELGLRSEASLRFEKEINPDFVIPALNRAASLMAQYAGATAANGVVAAGTLEKQPAVVELSLTKVNNYLGTQLSGKEVAAIFRRLHFAFAETEDSLYRVQVPNRRGDISLDVDLIEEIARLHGYDEIPLTLMSGVTTPGTLTKAQTVRRSLRKLLTDQGLCEAVNYSVTHPGNAERFPGLYPDAVPIALFMPMSEDRSVLRTSLIPQLLEQAAYNRNRGAQDIAMFEIGNVFLAKEKRISALPQEKTLLGMLLAGGRSSAHWAGKQEPVDFYDLKGIIENLLAFLGITDAEFMPAAPTGMHPGRTAEVHGKRADGKSVRLGMLGQLHPELAEKYDLKDTFVAELELHPLYALTSSAVMYRALPRYPAVSRDIAVVVEAKTAAKDLLAAVKSAAGAQLESAEVFDVYAGERLGAGRKSIALSLVFRHPERTLTDEEISDMMQKIIASLEQTFHAQLRS
- the zapA gene encoding cell division protein ZapA; the protein is MNDAEKTRVTVDIYGMQYRLMGNSSTEYMQKVAGHVNEQMNKIAKGHPRLDLPRIAVLAAVNVADEYFRMKEQWEERLNDQEVREWQQKYSKLEQAHNALLRERETAAAKPPGDCEECARLREELAKLQEEYEKLQNEYNEWIQLTENE